From one Paenibacillus terrae HPL-003 genomic stretch:
- a CDS encoding dienelactone hydrolase family protein: MISMDKKSDTVIVVLHEIYGINQHIQHMCKLLLDQGYDVICPDLLGRETPFDYSQEEAAYLNFVENVGFAHASSQIKSLLSSIRNRYKKIYIVGFSVGATIAWLCSEEKGIDGIVGFYGSRIRNYLEVTPQCPTLLFFPQEEPSFDVDELISTLDHHHNVRAYQCNGQHGFSDLYSSRYHVHSAQKSLNEMLDFFRENGRLHE; the protein is encoded by the coding sequence ATGATAAGCATGGATAAAAAGTCGGACACCGTAATCGTTGTGCTGCACGAGATCTACGGGATTAACCAGCATATACAGCATATGTGCAAATTATTATTGGATCAGGGTTATGACGTTATTTGTCCAGATTTACTGGGAAGAGAAACCCCCTTTGACTATTCGCAAGAAGAAGCTGCCTATCTTAATTTTGTGGAAAATGTAGGCTTTGCCCACGCTTCATCTCAAATTAAAAGCCTGTTATCAAGTATTCGAAATCGCTATAAAAAAATATATATCGTCGGGTTTAGTGTAGGGGCAACGATTGCCTGGCTGTGCAGTGAAGAAAAAGGTATCGATGGAATCGTAGGATTTTATGGTTCACGTATTCGAAATTATTTGGAAGTGACTCCACAATGTCCAACGCTGCTATTTTTCCCACAGGAGGAGCCATCATTTGATGTAGATGAGCTGATTTCAACTTTAGATCATCACCATAATGTCAGGGCATACCAATGTAACGGACAGCATGGATTCAGTGACCTGTACTCTTCGCGATATCATGTACATTCAGCACAAAAATCGTTAAACGAAATGCTGGATTTTTTTCGAGAGAACGGACGACTTCATGAGTGA
- a CDS encoding sigma-54-dependent Fis family transcriptional regulator: protein MKVLAIAPYEGLKELMIELAEKEQFDLEIEVGDLQAGLKLAKKAVADGVNVIISRGGTAEMIQKEVLVPVVEIEISGYDILRVLTLTKNYNEKTAIVGFPPIAHGAAAVCDVMDMDISTYVTDKDSVEGLLVRLKAEGYRMIIGDVVTVGKAEQLGLSGVLLTSGRESVLKAFQNAKKIHELMERLKDEFIVPHRIVKESSTGFVVFDENGKSVFANNSAPNPAAFEQMVQERNAFSVLKEKGFFQGTFRTDQHSWQVEGERLDRSDRMLYSFQIKSSNDVKFREIQGVTMILPFEKNMTYMNHMDMVKSEPMKKLIDESLKLSEMDEHFEMQGRVGTEKELLAEYIHFKSRRHHAPLLIVDALFIPEQQWDRLFEENTIPPDGTLYVKNIDCAKPEQHKMLLQWLLGSAPKARLVTSWAKTFENGVQEDSALYQLYQICGRLHIHIPDLKERGEDIIRLTSLLIHECNEKFGKQIVGLRPEAEQLLRASAWPGNIDQLRRIVHQCVMQTNTAYVEVRDLEAELYSADITYETGINLQGTLEEIEQDIIRKIFIEENENQTNTAKRLGINRTTLWRKLK from the coding sequence ATGAAAGTATTGGCAATTGCACCGTATGAAGGATTAAAAGAGCTGATGATCGAACTGGCGGAAAAAGAGCAATTTGACTTAGAAATAGAGGTTGGGGATTTGCAGGCCGGACTGAAACTGGCCAAAAAGGCTGTTGCAGACGGTGTAAATGTGATCATCAGCAGAGGCGGTACGGCTGAGATGATACAAAAGGAAGTCTTGGTGCCGGTAGTAGAGATTGAAATCTCGGGCTACGATATTTTGCGGGTGCTGACACTGACTAAAAATTACAATGAAAAAACAGCGATTGTCGGTTTTCCGCCAATTGCGCACGGTGCAGCTGCGGTATGCGATGTCATGGATATGGATATATCCACTTACGTCACGGATAAAGATAGCGTTGAGGGATTACTGGTCCGCCTTAAAGCTGAGGGATACAGAATGATTATCGGTGATGTAGTGACTGTGGGCAAGGCTGAGCAGCTTGGACTAAGTGGTGTGCTCCTGACATCAGGAAGAGAAAGTGTACTAAAGGCTTTTCAGAATGCGAAGAAGATACATGAACTGATGGAGAGATTGAAGGACGAATTTATAGTGCCGCATCGTATTGTCAAGGAGTCGTCTACCGGGTTTGTGGTATTTGACGAGAACGGGAAATCTGTATTTGCCAATAATTCTGCTCCGAATCCAGCAGCCTTCGAACAGATGGTCCAGGAAAGGAATGCTTTTTCTGTACTAAAGGAAAAGGGCTTTTTTCAAGGGACATTCAGAACAGATCAGCATAGCTGGCAAGTAGAGGGGGAGCGGCTGGACCGATCGGACCGCATGCTGTACAGCTTCCAGATCAAAAGCAGCAATGACGTGAAGTTTCGGGAAATACAAGGAGTTACGATGATCCTTCCATTTGAAAAGAATATGACCTATATGAATCATATGGATATGGTGAAGTCAGAGCCCATGAAAAAATTAATTGACGAGTCTCTGAAGCTGTCCGAAATGGATGAACATTTTGAGATGCAAGGGCGAGTAGGCACGGAAAAGGAATTGTTAGCTGAATATATTCATTTCAAAAGCCGACGTCACCATGCTCCGCTACTGATCGTGGATGCTTTGTTCATTCCAGAACAGCAATGGGACCGTTTATTTGAAGAGAATACCATACCGCCTGATGGGACTCTCTATGTTAAAAATATAGATTGCGCTAAGCCGGAGCAGCATAAGATGCTATTGCAGTGGTTACTCGGCTCTGCACCTAAAGCCAGATTGGTTACGTCCTGGGCGAAGACCTTCGAGAACGGTGTTCAGGAAGACAGCGCTCTTTATCAGTTATATCAGATCTGTGGTCGGCTTCATATCCATATTCCAGATTTGAAGGAAAGAGGCGAGGATATTATTCGCCTTACCAGCCTTTTAATCCATGAATGCAATGAAAAATTCGGAAAGCAGATTGTTGGACTGCGGCCAGAGGCAGAACAACTGCTCAGAGCATCCGCATGGCCGGGCAATATTGACCAATTACGCAGAATAGTGCATCAGTGTGTCATGCAGACGAATACAGCATATGTGGAAGTACGTGATTTGGAGGCTGAATTATATTCAGCCGACATCACTTATGAGACGGGGATTAATTTACAGGGAACGCTGGAAGAAATTGAACAGGATATTATCCGCAAGATATTTATAGAGGAGAACGAAAATCAGACGAATACCGCCAAAAGATTGGGTATTAACCGCACCACCTTATGGCGTAAGTTAAAATAG